The sequence TTTTAATAGTTGTAGTAGATGATCTATTGTACAACAAAGTGGAATTTGAAGCCATGGATGACGTAGTGGAAGTAGCTGAAGTGCTATTGTTGGAGTATGGGCTTTCGTTCACTGACGAGTACGGTGACCGGTTGAGATGTTGCCCATCATTAGTGGATTTCGCATTTTGAACTAAATTTACTGGAAGCGTTAATTTTGGAGTCTTTTGGTGACTCCTATTGGATTCTGGTGGTCTGAACATTGAAGCCATTATCCTGTGTATATAATTGGTATTTTGTAGATATGATAACAGTGCCTGCTATGCTAATCAGGTAATACTTGCTACTAGTAAAATGTCTAATTTTTTGAGCGAACGAATTTCATGCAAATTAGAAGGTAGCcaacatataaatatatgaatatatatgtgCCTACGTGTTTGATGAGGTTTTCAGTAAAATTAAGCGGAAAGTATTGAGCTTTCCCAACTGATCCCTTTGATTTATTCTCtttctaattcttcaacTCTAAGGATAAagtttatttctttttgattttttttcgcaTTGAGAAAGTGAACATAAACAAGGGTAAAATAGGCTCAATATCAGTTCACCTTTGAGAGTCTGGCAATAAGAGATGTGGTTCTAAGGTTACCTTATACATTCTAAACTCTGAAAACGCGTTTTCAAAGGTATGTACATTTCTCTATATTAAAGAGTAGATCCTTGCcgtttatatatacatgtaGAGCAATTCTCAAGCTAATAATTAATGTTTACTTCAGACAATAAAACattaaaaacaaatttttagaaaaacaaaagctGAAGTAAAGACTAAATATTACACAATTTATTCATACATTTCCGCCCCAAACTCAAACAGCCtaaataatataaaaattaaCTTTTGGCAGCTCCAACCTCTCTACTGCCATCTAAAACTTTTCCAGTAAACGGCTTATATACAGTTAACAACCCGTCACTATCAACTGTAGCAACTAGATCCTCAATGTATTTGTGATAAGCAACGGTATTAACCTTATTATTTTCTCCTATTTCTCTTCTGCAGCCCTCAGTGTGATAAAATGCCATGCTTTCGGCCTCCAATTCGTCAGATATTATGCCTTGAAAGTCCTCATGTATCTCGTTATAAATGGCAAAAACAGGTTCGAAATTCCAGTGGTAAACATTACCTAACCCTCCAATTGTAACCACTTCCATAGGCgaaatggaagaaaactcTATTTTGGACACTTGCTCGCTATAAAAGTGATGAACTTTGAATAGTTCATTGACTTTATTATGTCCTTGGTTGATATTTAACTCAGCATCAGCATCCCCTAAAGCGATAACTGCACGTATATCCCAAACCTTGAGAGCCCCACCACTAGTTCCCGTCATAAATAATGTATCAACAAACGGTGATGCAGCAAAACAAGTTGTTTTGCCGTCCAAAGAATCGTTTAGAATCCAAAGGGGCTTTTTGCCTATCTCATTACCCCAAAACCTTATGATACCGTCATCAGAACAAGTGGCGAATATTTgattattcaaaaacttgatttcttgaatattCTTTATGCCAGGAACAGGTATTGTACGAAGCACTTCTCCTATTTTACCTGAGTTGTCTATCAATTTTATTGTAGcgttttcattatcaagATGTTTTTCCTTAGTTACTGTTAAGGTTTTTGAATCGTTAGAAATTGCAAAATCAACACAGGGTTTATTTTGATTTCCGGACGATGCTGAACTTAGAGAAGTGGATGGCTCCATCATTGTGTAAACGGGCGATTTGACACCTTCTCTGAACCATGCCAAAGAACCATTGGTAGAAAGGGCTATCACCTTTACATTTATTTCGCTGTTATCCACGTAAATCATCTTTGCAATCGTTTCACCTTTAAATTCCCATTTTGGAATCAAAACAGTCTGCTCCACCTTTTGAGATTCCATGGTATAATCCGGTTGTACTAACGGTTCTGAAATGCTTTCAGGTTTTTTGTAATGAAGTCCGAGTGGCACTATACAATCCACCTCAAAGATTTCACTCCCTTGAGAATATAAAAGTGGTACGCTCAAAACACCTTTGGATTTATTACATGAGCTATCGTTAGTGAAAACTATACTCCTAAGTGTCGATGGAGATTCGTCAACGCCTGAGCCAAAGATAGGCTTCAAACTTGAAATATGTTGGTATAATGAGggtattgattttttccaaattttgaattcttcattttttattttgttgtcttcTGCAATATCTAAAGTGCTCATTTTAAGTGATTaaagaaggaaataaaTACGATACTGAAGGTATGCGGCTGAGGAGTGGTGCTTTTTCATTCATTCGATCATGAATATACAAAGTATtgcttgaaaaaatcaatatgCGCTTATTAAAATTTCGCAGCAAAATCGGCCGAACCCTTGCAAAACAGAGATAGCTCCGCTTTATTCACGTGAAATGGGGTCGAAATTGAAGACTATCCAAATAGGCGTTGCCTATGCAAGGACGCTCCAATTGATATATCATCACTACgaagtatatatatatgtagaAACTGATATTTGATTAGGCTCCAACGCCGTTACAAACCTCTTCTTAAAATTTCCTCATAGTATTGTATATTTAGTTGCTTTTTCCTGGCCTGTATCAGATGTTGCAACCTTTCTTGCATAGATTCTAAAGAGTCAATCTGCTGGAGGTATTGTTCCTGATTAGTAGACACCCAATCCAAATGTCTGTTACACTTCCACTTCGTGCATACCTCATGTATTTTGGTGGCTTCCTCATTACTTCCAAAATCTCTGACAAATTCTTCCACAGAGCAGGGTATTCGCTCGTATGTAGAACAATAGCCacatatatttttcctaGCCCTACTCCTG is a genomic window of Saccharomyces cerevisiae S288C chromosome XVI, complete sequence containing:
- the UME1 gene encoding Ume1p (Component of both the Rpd3S and Rpd3L histone deacetylase complexes; negative regulator of meiosis; required for repression of a subset of meiotic genes during vegetative growth, binding of histone deacetylase Rpd3p required for activity, contains a NEE box and a WD repeat motif; homologous with Wtm1p; UME1 has a paralog, WTM2, that arose from the whole genome duplication) → MSTLDIAEDNKIKNEEFKIWKKSIPSLYQHISSLKPIFGSGVDESPSTLRSIVFTNDSSCNKSKGVLSVPLLYSQGSEIFEVDCIVPLGLHYKKPESISEPLVQPDYTMESQKVEQTVLIPKWEFKGETIAKMIYVDNSEINVKVIALSTNGSLAWFREGVKSPVYTMMEPSTSLSSASSGNQNKPCVDFAISNDSKTLTVTKEKHLDNENATIKLIDNSGKIGEVLRTIPVPGIKNIQEIKFLNNQIFATCSDDGIIRFWGNEIGKKPLWILNDSLDGKTTCFAASPFVDTLFMTGTSGGALKVWDIRAVIALGDADAELNINQGHNKVNELFKVHHFYSEQVSKIEFSSISPMEVVTIGGLGNVYHWNFEPVFAIYNEIHEDFQGIISDELEAESMAFYHTEGCRREIGENNKVNTVAYHKYIEDLVATVDSDGLLTVYKPFTGKVLDGSREVGAAKS